In Streptomyces sp. NBC_01335, the genomic window CGCTTCGAAGCCGAAGCGGGCGCGGGTGGAGACGACGATCCCGCCCGTGGACGCGGCCTTCTTCCTCGCCTTCGCGCGGATCTGCGGCTGCCACCGCTTCCTCACCTCGCGCTCCAGGCGGCCGCGGAGGTCCTGGCGGGGGCGCTTGAGCTTGCCCGTCACGTACCGCTCCACGGTGCGCTGGGAGATCCCGAGCGCCTGGGCGGCGGCCTTGGTGCCCTTGAGCTGCTTGACGAGGTACTTCATCTGCGCCTGGGCGCTCTGCGGGATGCGGCGGGTGAACGCCCCCTCCAGCGCGCGGTCCAGGCTGTCCCCGAGCGAGTCGACCATGACCTGCTACTCCCCTTCTCCGGCGTGCTGGTCGGTCTTGATGAGGTTGGCGAGGTTGAAAACGCCGCCGCGCTCTTCGAATTGGGTTTCCGCCCACAGGACGGTCTGGGTGCCCTGGTGCTTGACCATGCCGGGCGAGACGCCGAGCCGAAACGTGCCCGGCGCCGGCTTGCCCTCCGGCGTCTGCGGCAGGACGTCCAGCGGCGACGGCCCGGACGAGGGGTAGACGATCGCGTCGGTGCCGATCGCGACCGGGTACAGGTCGGCGGCGGCCGCCGTCTTCATCAGCTTGCGGTGCAGGCCCACCCGCTGAGCGGCGAGCACGGCGGCCCGGATGTCGGGGCGCCACGTCACCCGGTCCAGCGCCGGGTACGGCTCGTAGTACGGCACCTGCCCCCGGGAGCGCTGGCGCAGCTTGCCGATCGCACCCTTCGCGGTGGCCTTGATCGCGGTCTCCAGCAGCGCCATCGTCGGGTCGACCTGTTTGCGCCGGGCCATCGCCTCGAGGAACTCCTGGCCTTGGAGGTCGGTGGTGACGCCCATGTCGGCCATCGTGTCGACGTAGGCGTCGCGCAGCCGCTTGTACCAGGCGTCGAGGTAGCGGCCGGTCTGGGTGCGGACGTACGCCTCGATCGGCGCGACGTCGAAGCCGAGCTCCACGGCGTACTGCACGGTGGGCGTGGCGTACCAGGCCGGGCCCTCAGGGCGGTTGCCCTGCGGCGTGAACGGGCTCGGCAGCCGGGAGCCGTCGACGGTGCGGCCGTTGACCCGAGCGCGGGACAGGTCGACGTGGCTGAGGTCGACCAGCCACGAGCCGGGGAGCGCCGGATCGAACGTCGGGTTGTTCTCCAGGTGGGTCGGCCCGTTCAGCCCGACGGTGAGGCTGTTGGCGGCGGCGGCGAACGACATGTTGATGTCGACGCAGACCAGGTACCGCTGGTTGTACTCCTCGTCGGTCAGCGGCCGGCACCAGTCGTACGGTTCCTCCATCAGCATCTCTGCCGGGGTGCGCAGGTGGTGGCGGGCGAACCCGGCGTTCTTCAGGATCGGGTGTTCGTCGGGGACTTCGCACGGGACGACGTCGTACTTGGCGGTGATCGCGTCGTCGTTGAAGGCCCGCTCGAACGCGCCGGTGGCCGGGTTCTTCTCCGCGCGGGTCGGCGGGCGCAGCGCGGTCATCAGTTCCAGGCCGGTCGTCGCGGTGGAGCCGCGCGGCGTGATGACCCGGGCCGCGTAGAGGCCGAGGTACTGGACGAGTTCGGCCGGGTGCATCGTCGGCAGCTGCGGGTCGTCCTTCTTGTCCCACTCCCTTGGGTCCAGGGCGTTCCAGGGCAGGATGCACAGCTGGACGCAGCGGCGCTTCGAGCCTTCGGGGTCGCGGTAGAGGCGGGCCCACGGGCCGAGGCCGCGCTGGCTCATCTGGAGTCCGGCCTTCTCGATCTGCTTGACCACCTTGTGGCCGGACGGGAGGCGGCTCGCGTGCCGTTCCTCCTCCGACAGGGCGACCGGCAGGCCGTAGCGCTCCAGTGCGGCCGCGGTGAGGACGAGGATCGGGTCGGCGTCGCGGCCGTTGCGGTGGAGCCGGGCCTGCCCGAGCCGGGCCTCGGTCAGGGTCCAGTCGACCAGTGCCGGGATCGTCTTGGCGGGCACGTCCAGGACCAGGCCGCCGACGCAGTACGCCGACACCTGCCCGTCCGGGTCGGCGTCGATGACCGCGAGCGGGCCGTTCACGAAGCGCGGGTCGTTGGCGCCTGCCGGCGCCGCGGTCTTCTTCGCCAACGCCTTCTTCGCACCCGGGCGCCGCGACGACACAGCGGCCTTCGCGGCGGGCTCCCGCCGTGCGGCAGCAACCGGCGCTGCGGCTGCCGGGGCGGGAACGGGCGCGGGGCCGGTGAACGCCGCCGGGACTACCGGCGCCGGGGCCGCGGCGGGCGCGTCGGCGGCCGGGGCGGGGAATCGGGCCGCGAGGCCCTCCAGGAGCCGGGCGTACGCGGCGCGCTTCGGCGGCCGCGGCTCCGTCCTGCCGGTCTCCCAGTTCCCCACCGCCTCCCGGCGGGCGTTCAGCGCCGTGGCGATCTGTGCCTGACTCAGGCCCGCCGCCTCCCGCAGACGCTTGCGCTCCGCAGGGTCCGGCAGGTCGTCCTGCGCGACTTGCTCCAGCAGCGCATCGACGGCGCTGAACAGCTGTTCCTCAGTGGACACAGAGGTCACCTCCAATAGACAGCATACTCGATCGCGCGTTGATTCGCTCACCCAATCGCGCATGAATCGCGCAACGGTGGGAGTGCAACACGCAGGCGGGTAAGCGGCGCAACGGCTGTTCGTGCAGGTCAGGAGTGCAACGCGAGTGTGCTTCACCCCTGGTGTTTCACTGCGTGTTTCGCACACCGCGCAGGAGGCGGCGATGCACGGCATGGCGGCGCTGCAGAACCCGGGCCCGCTGCCAGGCTGAGCACACCCGCCCAGCCCGCAGGGTGAATGGAGATCCGCCATGTCCGTTGCATTCCGCATCAGGTGCTGCCTGTGCGCCAAGAACATCCCGCTCGCCACAGACATCATCGCCCTCGATGGCGAGTGGCAGCGCCGCTACCCGGACATGCACGGAACCCTCGCCTGCGAGCGGTGCATCGGCGTCTACGGCTGGAACAGCTGCACACAGCCCGAAGGCGGCTTCGTCGACGGGCATATCGCCGCACCCGAGGGACGAATCGACATCGACGCCTGGTGTCACCACCTCAACCGCGGCACCCACCGCGCCCTGGTGACGCTCCACCCCCGCTCCGGCATGCTCCAGGGAGCGGAACCGTACCTGCGCTCCCTGGCCGCCCGCAGGGGGACCAAACCCGAGATCGCCGCCATGCTGCGCACGGTGATTTAGGAGTGGGAGGAGCAGCACAGCCGCTCCGTCCCCCGGCAGCCGGCCACACCCTGAGTCCGGCTCCTCCCCCGCCGCACGTTGGCTGATCATCCCGCTGACACGGCCTCGGACCCCGTGGCAGGGTGCGGTGATCGGATCACCGGACGGCAGGGGGGGCTCCCGTGGAAGTACGGATGTGGAACGGACTGGTCGGCGTCGCGAAGGAGACGTACACCGCCTCGCTGGGCGAGGGGGTCGTGCCGCGCCCGCTGATGATGCCGCTGGTGCGCGGCGAGCTGGTCGGGCTGATCTGGGTCCGCCCGCTCAAGGTCGGCCAGGACGCGCTCGCCGGGATCGCGGAGCTCGCGAAAATCGCCGCGGCGGCCGGCGCGGATGAGGTGGTCCTCGCCTGGGAGACGCACGACGTTGCCACCGCCTGCGAGCTGCCGGTCGTCGGCCCGGCGCCGTGCCTGAACATGGTGCTCGCCACCCCGGCCGGGCACGTGCTGCACCAGTTCCCCTACACCGAGCAGCTCCTGTCGCGCAGCACCGAGGGCTGGGCGTCGGTCGCCCCCGACTGGAGGCCGGCCCCCGCGCCGCAGCCCGGCGGCGAACTGGTGCCGCCGATCCAGACTGCGGTGAACTTCTCCTTCACCCCCATCGACCTGGACCACCCCGACCCGTTCGGCGTCACCGTCGTGCTGATGGAAGAAGACGGCTACCGCATCAGCCTGACCGAAGCCTTCGCCCGCTGACCCCATGGCCCGCGACTTCGACGACGACGCGCCCCGCCGGATCGGCGACGCGAACGACCTGGTCCTCGCCCGCAAGCGGGACGCCGACGAACGGATCTACGTGGTGAACACCAACCTCGTCATCGACGCCCAGGAGAAGCTCGCCCGACGCCGGCGACTGGACCGCATCTGGCGCGCCGGGGCGGCCGTCAGCTGGCTGTCCTTACTGACCGCCGTCATCGGCACCGGCATCGCCGCGTGGACCACGGGCGACCCGGCGCGGTTCGCCCTGGGTGACCTGATCTGCGGAAGCCTCCTCCTGATGTCCCTGCTGGCGCTGGTCGGCGTCCACTTCGCCGGGCGGGGCGTGCCAACCCTCCAGCGCATCGAGGCGCAGCTCGTCTCCGCGCAGGAGTCGCTGTGGCAGCAGAAGGCCGACCGGCGTCCCGACCTGCACGACCGGCGCAATCTCTACCGCGAGGAAGTCGCCACCGCGATCGAGAAGTACCAGGTCGACAGCCGGAAGTACCGGCGGATCCACAACAGCCTGCAGTCCCTCATCATGATCGGCTCTGCATCCACGACGACGATCGCCGCCCTGGACACCGGCAAGGAGCTGACCTGGCAGAGCGTCACCCTGACCGCCATCAGCTTCGCCATCACGGTGGCCGCGATGTTCACCGGCTACTACAAATTCCGCGAGCGCAGCTACTTCCTTCAGCAGACCGCCGACGCCATCGAGCAGGAGGCCAACGCCGTCACCCTCGGCATCGGCCCGTACGCGCCATACGGGCCCGACCAGGAGGACGAGGCGCTGAAGCTTTTCACCCAGCGCGTCGAAGACCACCGCAACGAGCAGCGCCGCCGCCAGCAGCAGCTGGACCAGCCCGCAGACCAGGCCGCCCCGTCCAGTCAGCCGCCGGCGGCCTGACTCAGGATTCAGTCCTGCGGCTGCCGCTGGCTTCCGTGCTCGGACCGTACGGACGGAGCCACGTCCGGGGCCGCGCTCGCTTGAAGGATCAATCCGTACGAGGTCGAGGTTTTCGGAGAACGCTACCGGGCGGAAAGTGTTCAGCACCGATGACTTCGTCTGCCGCCTGGATATGAATTTTTTTGAGGTTAGGCATGCCGCGGAGCGGAGTTAGGTCTACACGTCGGCAAGTGCCATAGGTTGCAATGGTCAATGCTTGGAGGTTGGGAAGTTTGGTGGGAATGAGAGCAAGGTCGTCGTAGCGCCCCCAGGTGCCCAGCCAGAGTTCGGTGATCTGCGGCAAGCGCGGCCAGCCCCGGCGCCGCCCGGACATCGTGCTCGGTGACCGCGGCTACGACCACGACAAGTACCGCCGCCTCGTCTGGGCCCTCGGCGTGAAGCCGGTGATTGCCCGACGCGGCACCGAACACGGTTCCGGACTGGGCGCCCAACGCTGGGTCGTGGAGCGTACGTTCGCCCACCTGTACTCGTTTCGCCGCCTGCGGATCCGCTGGGAGATCCGCGACGACATCCACGAAGCTTTCCTGACCCTCGGATGCGTCCTCATCTGCTGGCGGCGACTTGTCTCCCTACCCTGACAGC contains:
- the tpg gene encoding telomere-protecting terminal protein Tpg, producing MVDSLGDSLDRALEGAFTRRIPQSAQAQMKYLVKQLKGTKAAAQALGISQRTVERYVTGKLKRPRQDLRGRLEREVRKRWQPQIRAKARKKAASTGGIVVSTRARFGFEAAGGTTDDARIRDITQALPPEYADKLFSAREQGKNEDQLRQIAADGLARMYFRANNSRAHGLGVEFTDVERLDIEL
- the tap gene encoding telomere-associated protein Tap gives rise to the protein MSTEEQLFSAVDALLEQVAQDDLPDPAERKRLREAAGLSQAQIATALNARREAVGNWETGRTEPRPPKRAAYARLLEGLAARFPAPAADAPAAAPAPVVPAAFTGPAPVPAPAAAAPVAAARREPAAKAAVSSRRPGAKKALAKKTAAPAGANDPRFVNGPLAVIDADPDGQVSAYCVGGLVLDVPAKTIPALVDWTLTEARLGQARLHRNGRDADPILVLTAAALERYGLPVALSEEERHASRLPSGHKVVKQIEKAGLQMSQRGLGPWARLYRDPEGSKRRCVQLCILPWNALDPREWDKKDDPQLPTMHPAELVQYLGLYAARVITPRGSTATTGLELMTALRPPTRAEKNPATGAFERAFNDDAITAKYDVVPCEVPDEHPILKNAGFARHHLRTPAEMLMEEPYDWCRPLTDEEYNQRYLVCVDINMSFAAAANSLTVGLNGPTHLENNPTFDPALPGSWLVDLSHVDLSRARVNGRTVDGSRLPSPFTPQGNRPEGPAWYATPTVQYAVELGFDVAPIEAYVRTQTGRYLDAWYKRLRDAYVDTMADMGVTTDLQGQEFLEAMARRKQVDPTMALLETAIKATAKGAIGKLRQRSRGQVPYYEPYPALDRVTWRPDIRAAVLAAQRVGLHRKLMKTAAAADLYPVAIGTDAIVYPSSGPSPLDVLPQTPEGKPAPGTFRLGVSPGMVKHQGTQTVLWAETQFEERGGVFNLANLIKTDQHAGEGE
- a CDS encoding DUF4231 domain-containing protein, translating into MARDFDDDAPRRIGDANDLVLARKRDADERIYVVNTNLVIDAQEKLARRRRLDRIWRAGAAVSWLSLLTAVIGTGIAAWTTGDPARFALGDLICGSLLLMSLLALVGVHFAGRGVPTLQRIEAQLVSAQESLWQQKADRRPDLHDRRNLYREEVATAIEKYQVDSRKYRRIHNSLQSLIMIGSASTTTIAALDTGKELTWQSVTLTAISFAITVAAMFTGYYKFRERSYFLQQTADAIEQEANAVTLGIGPYAPYGPDQEDEALKLFTQRVEDHRNEQRRRQQQLDQPADQAAPSSQPPAA